From one Bacillus sp. FJAT-42376 genomic stretch:
- a CDS encoding helix-turn-helix transcriptional regulator — translation MRESRSSSGFLLKQRAFLKLYMITLTDQKRLYGLKLLDTMRDEFRRFGYKPNHSEVYKALHELIDDGVLKQVKRKKEGMKLQEVVFYEFKDFDAAMLYKKQLKVELERCQGLLDKAIKDNF, via the coding sequence ATGAGAGAATCCAGGAGCAGCAGCGGTTTCCTGCTTAAACAGCGGGCATTCCTTAAATTGTATATGATTACATTGACCGACCAAAAAAGGCTTTACGGGCTTAAACTGCTGGACACGATGAGAGATGAATTTAGAAGATTTGGGTATAAGCCTAATCATTCAGAAGTATATAAAGCCCTCCACGAATTAATCGATGACGGGGTTCTAAAACAAGTAAAAAGGAAAAAAGAAGGCATGAAGCTCCAGGAAGTCGTCTTTTATGAATTTAAAGATTTCGATGCAGCGATGCTCTATAAAAAGCAGCTGAAGGTCGAACTGGAGAGATGCCAGGGGCTCTTGGACAAAGCCATAAAAGATAATTTTTAA
- a CDS encoding Cof-type HAD-IIB family hydrolase gives MKLIAIDLDGTLLSSELKISEVNRKAILKAQKEHQVMICSGRAPEDIQAVLKEFDLTCDLAGSNGTVVYSNQKLLSRISISEDAARKAANLLDQNNVPYKIYTSEGIYVLNSWSERTTLSIERLNGMHSISEKEYKRITEQPKADGAIKLFDSIEDLLKINGLSIQKFFILTLDQQLKDELFPALGGIDGIAPTSSGPNNIEIMNPDGHKGTGLKVMAEHLGIRIEDTVAIGDNFNDVPMMEASGLSIAMGNADPDVKKLCDKVTLSNNEDGVAYALETFLFN, from the coding sequence ATGAAGCTGATTGCGATTGATTTAGACGGTACCCTTTTATCATCTGAACTGAAAATATCCGAAGTGAACCGCAAAGCAATTTTAAAAGCGCAGAAGGAACATCAGGTAATGATTTGTTCCGGAAGAGCACCAGAAGATATTCAGGCTGTGTTAAAAGAATTTGATCTTACCTGTGATTTGGCAGGCAGCAATGGAACGGTTGTTTATTCCAATCAAAAACTATTATCCCGCATTTCAATCAGTGAGGACGCAGCAAGAAAAGCGGCAAATCTGCTCGACCAGAATAACGTTCCTTATAAGATTTATACAAGTGAAGGAATTTATGTGCTGAACAGCTGGTCTGAACGGACAACGTTATCCATCGAACGTCTGAATGGAATGCATTCCATTTCTGAAAAAGAATACAAGCGCATCACAGAACAGCCGAAAGCGGATGGAGCCATTAAACTTTTTGATTCGATAGAAGACTTGTTGAAAATAAACGGACTGTCTATTCAGAAGTTCTTTATTTTAACGCTTGACCAGCAGCTAAAAGATGAACTGTTTCCTGCACTCGGAGGAATAGATGGCATCGCCCCAACCTCTTCAGGCCCAAATAATATTGAAATTATGAACCCAGATGGCCATAAGGGAACCGGACTAAAAGTAATGGCAGAACATTTAGGAATCAGGATAGAAGATACCGTTGCAATTGGTGACAACTTCAATGATGTACCGATGATGGAAGCATCGGGTTTATCAATCGCCATGGGAAATGCTGATCCTGATGTGAAAAAGCTATGTGATAAGGTAACCCTGTCAAATAATGAAGATGGTGTTGCTTATGCTCTGGAAACATTCCTCTTTAATTGA
- the proC gene encoding pyrroline-5-carboxylate reductase: protein MNRLKVAFIGAGSMAEAMISGLIASGIADRKNIFVTNRSNVKRRTEIANKYGILSMKINELPFDEIDTFILAMKPKDAEKALQILKENIQANQVIISVLAGISNQYIESFLHNGQQIIRAMPNTSSMIGESATALAPGPAASMENVWLAEEIMSSIGKVFVLRENQMDLFTGIAGSGPAYFYYLMESIEKTAAENGMDPDLARRAGAQTILGAAKMIMSQEQTPAQLRKNVTSPNGTTAAGLEALKCNGGGHAIAQAILSAAERSKEMSEQFQEAMPVR from the coding sequence ATGAACCGTCTAAAAGTAGCCTTTATTGGGGCAGGCTCCATGGCAGAGGCAATGATTTCCGGTCTAATTGCCTCTGGAATTGCCGACAGGAAGAATATATTTGTGACAAATCGCAGCAACGTGAAGAGAAGAACCGAAATAGCAAATAAATACGGAATTCTGTCCATGAAGATAAATGAACTTCCTTTTGATGAAATAGACACATTCATTCTTGCTATGAAACCGAAAGATGCGGAAAAGGCACTACAGATTTTAAAAGAAAACATTCAAGCAAATCAAGTCATCATTTCTGTACTTGCAGGGATATCCAATCAATACATTGAATCCTTTCTTCACAACGGACAGCAGATTATCAGAGCTATGCCCAATACGTCAAGTATGATTGGTGAATCTGCCACCGCGCTTGCTCCTGGTCCCGCGGCTTCAATGGAAAATGTATGGCTGGCAGAAGAAATCATGTCTTCTATCGGGAAGGTTTTCGTTCTGAGAGAAAACCAAATGGATTTGTTCACAGGCATTGCAGGAAGCGGACCGGCTTATTTCTATTATTTAATGGAAAGTATAGAAAAAACAGCTGCAGAAAATGGAATGGATCCTGATTTAGCAAGAAGGGCAGGAGCCCAAACCATTTTAGGTGCAGCCAAAATGATCATGAGTCAGGAACAGACACCGGCCCAGCTTAGAAAAAATGTTACATCTCCAAACGGTACAACAGCTGCGGGACTTGAGGCTCTTAAATGCAACGGGGGAGGGCATGCAATCGCCCAGGCAATCTTATCTGCTGCTGAACGTTCAAAAGAAATGAGTGAACAATTTCAGGAAGCAATGCCGGTTAGGTAA
- a CDS encoding class I SAM-dependent methyltransferase, with the protein MEKNESSLTSLISAFGRAYHSKYDTPKIFDDYIAKDLITQKEFEDIRKNMIQGIQFFNHEIAIKFQDQPDEILKWITQVQLSPTPLARAAYCEKVLFHEIVIGAEQYVILGAGLDTFCFRNPELDTKLEIFEVDYPSTQAFKRNRLAKSNYQIPDNLHFVPMDFTKDIILQNFIDEGFQPNKKTFYSLLGVSYYLTKEEISNLIKELFAEIPLGSSIVFDYADDKIFEEKGVSNRVQNMVQMASASGEPMKSCFTYDEIEKLLEDAGLLIYEHLSPDVINNQFFSDRSDYLKAFETIHYIHAVKK; encoded by the coding sequence ATGGAGAAAAACGAATCAAGTTTAACTTCCTTAATATCAGCTTTTGGTCGAGCATACCACAGTAAATATGACACACCAAAGATTTTTGATGATTATATTGCAAAAGATTTAATTACCCAAAAGGAATTTGAGGATATTCGTAAAAACATGATTCAAGGAATTCAATTTTTTAATCACGAAATTGCTATAAAGTTTCAAGATCAACCCGATGAAATATTAAAATGGATTACACAAGTCCAACTCTCACCAACTCCATTAGCACGTGCTGCCTATTGTGAAAAAGTATTGTTCCATGAGATAGTAATAGGTGCTGAACAATACGTCATTCTAGGAGCTGGATTGGATACATTTTGTTTTCGGAACCCAGAATTAGACACTAAGTTGGAAATATTTGAAGTTGATTATCCGTCTACACAAGCTTTTAAAAGGAATAGGCTAGCCAAATCTAATTATCAAATTCCGGATAATCTCCATTTTGTTCCAATGGATTTCACCAAAGATATTATCCTACAAAACTTTATTGATGAGGGTTTTCAACCAAACAAAAAAACTTTTTATAGTCTTTTAGGTGTTTCCTATTACTTAACAAAAGAGGAAATTTCTAATTTAATTAAAGAATTATTTGCAGAGATTCCATTAGGAAGTTCCATCGTTTTTGATTATGCAGATGATAAAATATTTGAAGAAAAAGGAGTGTCTAACCGAGTTCAGAATATGGTGCAAATGGCATCAGCTAGTGGCGAACCAATGAAATCATGTTTTACTTATGATGAAATAGAAAAATTGTTAGAAGATGCAGGATTACTTATTTACGAACATTTATCACCCGATGTTATAAATAATCAATTCTTTAGCGATCGTTCGGATTATTTAAAAGCATTTGAAACGATTCATTACATCCATGCTGTAAAAAAGTAA
- a CDS encoding cold-inducible protein YdjO-related protein produces MYNKKPVEEIITKETKIWTCTANTCKCWVRDNFKSSDEPLCPICKSPMAAQTKELQVVDNPCSSF; encoded by the coding sequence TTGTATAATAAAAAACCGGTTGAGGAAATTATTACAAAAGAGACAAAAATCTGGACCTGTACAGCTAACACTTGCAAATGCTGGGTTCGGGATAACTTTAAAAGCAGTGATGAGCCGTTATGCCCGATTTGTAAAAGCCCAATGGCTGCCCAGACAAAAGAGCTTCAAGTAGTCGACAATCCATGCTCATCCTTTTAA
- the proC gene encoding pyrroline-5-carboxylate reductase translates to MRKPVMLFIGAGRMAEAMIAGLTSKKEQEIERIIVSNQSNSIRLERLKQQYGADTVFHWQDHIKDADTIVLAVPPEEHEEIFTKLRGLVTTQLIVTIAAGIGPSKMEQALPDSAVSWIMPNTASQIGQSMSLFCKGSKPLDDLQERSLTLLLDAIGHAEECSEEEIHHLTAITGSAPAFVYLFAEVLIEKAKEYGIAESKAQKLVSLMISGSAAMLNENGDPAFLREQVTTPGGSTAEGIKVLEKNEFASVLKEAVTAVNKKALS, encoded by the coding sequence ATGAGGAAGCCTGTTATGCTGTTCATTGGAGCGGGGAGGATGGCAGAAGCCATGATTGCCGGTCTAACATCAAAAAAAGAGCAAGAAATTGAACGAATTATTGTTTCAAACCAATCGAACAGCATTAGACTGGAAAGGCTGAAGCAACAGTATGGGGCAGATACCGTTTTTCATTGGCAGGATCATATAAAGGATGCTGATACAATCGTACTGGCTGTGCCTCCAGAAGAACATGAAGAAATTTTCACTAAACTGCGGGGCTTAGTTACAACGCAGCTGATTGTTACAATCGCAGCAGGAATCGGTCCTTCAAAAATGGAACAAGCACTTCCCGACTCAGCCGTTAGCTGGATTATGCCTAATACGGCATCTCAAATCGGACAAAGCATGTCTCTTTTTTGCAAAGGCAGCAAACCCCTGGACGACTTGCAGGAAAGAAGTTTAACACTTTTGCTTGACGCGATTGGCCATGCTGAGGAGTGTTCTGAAGAAGAAATCCATCATTTGACAGCCATTACAGGAAGTGCGCCTGCATTTGTCTATTTATTTGCTGAAGTGTTAATCGAAAAAGCAAAAGAATATGGAATAGCAGAGTCAAAAGCCCAGAAGCTGGTTTCCCTGATGATCAGCGGATCTGCAGCCATGCTAAATGAGAATGGAGATCCTGCTTTTTTAAGAGAGCAAGTAACCACGCCGGGTGGTTCAACTGCTGAAGGCATCAAAGTACTGGAGAAAAATGAGTTTGCATCCGTACTTAAAGAAGCCGTTACAGCAGTCAATAAAAAAGCCTTATCTTAA
- a CDS encoding LacI family DNA-binding transcriptional regulator, with translation MKATISDIALMAQVSKSTVSRYLNGGYVSAATSEKIEAVIKETKYEPNSFAQSLKLKKTNFIGVIIPRLDSYTMTKMLMGIDERLKELGFQMLVANTDQILDREVENIHAFARQKVAGIILMATRLTSEHNEAFEDAGIPALIIGQESDVLHSIVHADYEAGFDLGQFVYKKGHRSVTYIGVTEQDEAVGRKRKQGFLDGLQAGGPHSVNCVEADFSMERAKLVTENALNEHIPDLIVCATDNMALGAMKAIHEKKLAIPKDLSVAGFGGYRISEMVHPGLTTVSFHYFDVGLNAAFSMVSLIEGKSVQKKMISGYEIISRESIADRNHRA, from the coding sequence TTGAAAGCCACTATATCTGATATTGCCTTAATGGCTCAAGTCTCGAAAAGTACCGTTTCAAGATATTTAAATGGAGGCTATGTAAGTGCTGCCACTTCTGAAAAGATTGAGGCGGTCATAAAGGAAACTAAATATGAACCGAATTCATTCGCCCAGAGCTTGAAATTAAAAAAAACGAATTTTATCGGTGTGATCATCCCGAGGCTTGATTCCTATACGATGACCAAAATGCTCATGGGAATTGATGAACGGCTTAAAGAGCTTGGTTTTCAGATGCTTGTTGCAAATACAGATCAGATTCTGGACCGTGAAGTTGAAAACATTCATGCGTTTGCCCGCCAGAAAGTCGCAGGCATTATTTTAATGGCAACCAGATTAACCTCTGAACATAATGAAGCATTTGAGGATGCTGGAATTCCTGCTTTAATTATCGGACAGGAAAGTGATGTGCTCCATTCCATTGTTCATGCAGACTATGAGGCAGGGTTTGATCTTGGACAATTTGTTTATAAAAAGGGCCACCGTTCTGTCACGTATATCGGGGTAACAGAACAGGATGAAGCCGTTGGCAGGAAAAGAAAACAAGGTTTTTTGGACGGCCTGCAGGCAGGAGGTCCCCACTCAGTCAATTGTGTTGAAGCTGATTTTTCGATGGAGCGTGCGAAACTGGTGACGGAAAATGCATTAAATGAGCACATTCCGGACTTAATTGTCTGTGCAACAGATAATATGGCACTGGGGGCAATGAAAGCGATTCACGAAAAGAAACTCGCTATTCCAAAAGATCTTTCAGTTGCAGGCTTTGGAGGCTACCGAATTTCAGAAATGGTGCATCCCGGATTAACGACAGTAAGTTTCCATTACTTTGATGTGGGGCTGAATGCAGCATTTTCGATGGTTAGTCTCATAGAAGGAAAGAGTGTACAGAAAAAAATGATATCCGGATACGAAATCATTAGCAGAGAAAGTATAGCTGATCGGAATCATCGCGCTTGA
- a CDS encoding STAS domain-containing protein encodes MDMQRYSQIILSQKDTLAEFVTEKQNQAYPKLSELSAELLPLRVELVTLYGEALSMDCEERKHVISEWGKQTGKKCAEMGTTLDSMLNEVPHYREIIGNELKKEAMRQEISLEDFYHILSRLDETVNEIVYYFSLPFVEFHETQILQSQSAVMELSVPVVPISKGIAVLPVIGTLDTYRAKLLLEQSLEKSVQLKVEHFVLDLSGVPIIDTFVAHQIFQIIDSLKLIGVNAAISGITPEIAQTIVGLNLNFGQIKTYSSLQYALQGIGFSHHS; translated from the coding sequence TATGCAAAGATATAGTCAGATTATTCTAAGCCAGAAAGATACGCTAGCGGAATTTGTTACAGAAAAACAGAATCAGGCTTATCCAAAGCTGAGTGAATTATCAGCAGAACTGCTTCCATTAAGGGTGGAGCTTGTCACGCTTTATGGCGAGGCGCTAAGCATGGACTGTGAAGAGCGAAAACATGTGATTTCTGAATGGGGAAAGCAAACAGGGAAAAAGTGTGCGGAAATGGGTACCACCCTGGATTCTATGCTTAATGAAGTACCTCATTACAGAGAAATCATCGGAAATGAATTAAAAAAAGAAGCCATGCGGCAAGAGATTTCACTTGAAGATTTTTATCATATACTGAGCAGACTGGACGAAACAGTAAATGAAATTGTTTACTATTTCAGCTTGCCGTTTGTAGAATTTCACGAGACACAAATTTTGCAGTCCCAAAGTGCGGTTATGGAATTGTCTGTTCCTGTTGTACCGATTTCAAAAGGAATCGCTGTTCTCCCTGTAATAGGCACTCTCGACACATACCGGGCAAAACTTTTGCTTGAGCAGTCTCTAGAAAAAAGTGTTCAGCTGAAGGTGGAGCATTTTGTATTGGATTTATCCGGAGTTCCGATCATCGATACTTTTGTAGCGCATCAGATTTTCCAGATTATTGATTCGCTTAAACTGATTGGAGTGAATGCAGCAATCAGCGGCATTACACCTGAAATTGCCCAGACCATTGTAGGATTAAACCTCAACTTCGGTCAGATTAAGACCTATTCAAGTCTGCAGTATGCCCTGCAGGGAATCGGATTCAGCCATCATTCATAA